A single genomic interval of Streptomyces sp. 1222.5 harbors:
- a CDS encoding TIGR03960 family B12-binding radical SAM protein, which yields MPVESVFPQLEALLPHVQKPIQYVGGELNSTVKRWDECDVRWALMYPDAYEVGLPNQGVMILYEVLNEQEGVLAERTYSVWPDLEALMREHGVPQFTVDSHRPVKAFDVFGLSFSTELGYTNMLTALDLAGIPLESKDRTVDDPIVLAGGHAAFNPEPIADFIDAAVIGDGEQAVLDMTRIVREWKAEGRPGGREEVLLRLAKTGAVYIPAFYDVEYLPDGRIGRVVPNRSGVPWRVSKHTVMDLDEWPYPKQPLVPLAETVHERMSVEIFRGCTRGCRFCQAGMITRPVRERSITGIGDMVDKGLKATGFEEVGLLSLSSADHSEIGDIAKGLADRYTDDKIGLSLPSTRVDAFNVDLANELTRNGRRSGLTFAPEGGSERMRKVINKMVSEEDLIRTVATAYGNGWRQVKLYFMCGLPTETDDDVLQIADMATHVIQKGREVSGSNDIRCTVSIGGFVPKPHTPFQWAPQLSAEETDSRLEKLRDKIRGDKKYGRSIGFRYHDGKPGIVEGLLSRGDRRIGAVIRAVYDDGGRFDGWREHFSYDRWMACADKALEPFGVDVDWYTTRERTYEEVLPWDHLDSGLDKDWLWEDWQDSLDETEVEDCRWTPCFDCGVCPQMDTHIQIGPTGKKLLPLTVKNTGPTPASSGHSH from the coding sequence TGATCCTCTACGAGGTCCTCAACGAGCAGGAGGGCGTCCTCGCCGAGCGCACGTACAGCGTGTGGCCGGACCTCGAGGCGCTGATGCGTGAGCACGGCGTCCCCCAGTTCACGGTGGACAGCCACCGCCCGGTGAAGGCCTTCGACGTGTTCGGCCTCAGCTTCTCCACGGAGCTGGGCTACACCAACATGCTCACCGCCCTCGACCTGGCGGGCATCCCGCTGGAGTCCAAGGACCGCACCGTCGACGACCCGATCGTCCTGGCCGGCGGCCACGCGGCCTTCAACCCGGAGCCGATCGCCGACTTCATCGACGCGGCCGTGATCGGCGACGGCGAGCAGGCCGTCCTCGACATGACCCGGATCGTGCGCGAGTGGAAGGCGGAGGGCCGCCCCGGCGGCCGCGAGGAGGTCCTGCTCCGCCTGGCGAAGACGGGCGCGGTGTACATCCCGGCGTTCTACGACGTCGAGTACCTCCCGGACGGCCGCATCGGCCGGGTCGTCCCCAACAGGTCCGGTGTCCCGTGGCGCGTCTCCAAGCACACGGTGATGGACCTGGACGAGTGGCCGTACCCGAAGCAGCCGCTGGTGCCGCTGGCGGAGACGGTCCACGAGCGGATGTCGGTCGAGATCTTCCGCGGCTGCACCCGCGGCTGCCGCTTCTGCCAGGCAGGCATGATCACGCGCCCGGTGCGCGAGCGCTCGATCACCGGCATCGGCGACATGGTCGACAAGGGCCTGAAGGCGACCGGGTTCGAGGAAGTGGGCCTGCTCTCCCTGTCCTCCGCGGACCACTCGGAGATCGGCGACATCGCCAAGGGCCTGGCGGACCGCTACACGGACGACAAGATCGGCCTCTCGCTGCCGTCCACCCGCGTCGACGCCTTCAACGTCGACCTGGCGAACGAGCTGACCAGGAACGGCCGCCGTTCCGGCCTGACCTTCGCCCCCGAGGGCGGCTCGGAGCGCATGCGGAAGGTCATCAACAAGATGGTCTCCGAGGAGGACCTGATCCGGACCGTCGCCACCGCCTACGGCAACGGCTGGCGCCAGGTGAAGCTGTACTTCATGTGCGGCCTGCCGACGGAGACCGACGACGACGTCCTGCAGATCGCCGACATGGCGACGCACGTCATCCAGAAGGGCCGTGAGGTCTCGGGCTCGAACGACATCCGCTGCACGGTCTCGATCGGCGGCTTCGTCCCCAAGCCGCACACCCCGTTCCAGTGGGCGCCGCAGCTGTCGGCGGAGGAGACGGACTCCCGTCTCGAGAAGCTGCGCGACAAGATCCGCGGCGACAAGAAGTACGGCCGCTCGATCGGCTTCCGCTACCACGACGGCAAACCCGGCATCGTCGAGGGCCTGCTCTCCCGCGGTGACCGCCGCATCGGCGCGGTCATCCGCGCGGTGTACGACGACGGCGGCCGCTTCGACGGCTGGCGCGAGCACTTCTCGTACGACCGCTGGATGGCCTGCGCCGACAAGGCCCTGGAGCCCTTCGGCGTCGACGTCGACTGGTACACCACCCGCGAGCGCACCTACGAGGAGGTCCTGCCCTGGGACCACCTCGACTCCGGCCTCGACAAGGACTGGCTCTGGGAGGACTGGCAGGACTCCCTCGACGAGACCGAGGTCGAGGACTGCCGCTGGACCCCGTGCTTCGACTGCGGCGTCTGCCCGCAGATGGACACCCACATCCAGATCGGCCCGACGGGCAAGAAGCTGCTGCCCCTGACGGTGAAGAACACGGGCCCGACACCGGCATCGAGCGGTCACTCGCACTGA